The genomic segment CGGCGGCACCGATGGGATCCAGCCCTGCGGTTGGCTCATCCAGGAACAGGATCTCCGGATCCAACGCCAGGGATCTGGCCAGCGCTGCGCGTTTCACCATGCCTCCTGAAAGTGAGGATGGATATTTATCTCCGGCGCTGGCGGGCAAACCGACCAGCGCGAGTTTAACCTGCGCCAGGTGTTCGGCGTCGCGGCGCTCAAGCCCCGCATACTCGATAAGCGGCAGGGCCACGTTCTCCGTGACCGTTAGCGAGCTGAATAATGCTCCGCGCTGAAACAGAACGCCAAAACGCTTCTCCAGCACGGAACGGCGCGCGCCGCTAAGTTCGGTAAGATTTTCGCCAAATACCTCGATTCGGCCGTCCGTCGGGCGACGAAGACCGACGATACTGCGCAGGAGCACTGACTTGCCGGTACCCGACCCGCCCACTACGCCGAGGATTTCGCCACGCCGCACGTCGAGGTCGAGATCGACGTGCACGCATTGTGGCCCGAAGCAGTTACGCAGTTTACGGATACGAATAATGGCGTCCGGGCTAATGTCGTTTACCATCCCATCTCCATGAAAAACAGTGCAGCAACCGCATCCAGCAGGATCACTACAAATATTGAATGTACAACGCTCGCGGTAGTATGTGCGCCCACAGATTCCGCGCTTCCGCTCACCTTAAACCCTTCCAGGCAACCGATGATGGCAATCAGAAATGCAAACACCGGCGCTTTAATCATGCCCACCAAAAAATGTTCAAAACCGACGCTGTTCTGCATTATGGTTAAAAACATGGTTGGGGAGATATCAAGCGTTAATGCACAAACCACAATTCCACCCGATATCCCGCTGATCATGCCAATAAAGGTCAGCATCGGCAGCGCCAGTAGTAGCGCCAGCACGCGTGGAAGTACCAGCAGTTCGACCGGATTTAGCCCCATTGCCTGGATAGCATCAATCTCTTCATTGGCTTTCATCAGGCCGATCTGTGCAGTGAAGGCGCTGGCGGTTCGCCCGGCCATGAGTATTGCCGTCAGCAGCACGGCAAATTCGCGCAGGAATGAAAACACCACCAGTTGAACGGTAAATATACTGGCACCGAACGTGGAGAGCACCGTTGATCCCAAAAAAGCGATTACCGCTCCGACCATAAACGTCAGCATTGCGATGATAGGCACGGCATTCAGGCCAATTTGCTGCAGATTAGCGACCAGAGACGTAACCCGCCAGCGAGATGGCCGCAACAGGGTGGCAAAAAGTGCTTCAAGCGTCAGACCGATAAATCCGATGAGGGCAACCAGGTTTTGCCAGAAGCTTTCCACCGACTTTCCAACGTTCGCCAGCAGCTCGGTGACGATACCCGGCCGCTTATGCGCCTGAGGCGCGGCGTAGTCCAGTAATGCCGCTCCGACGGTTTGCAGCAGGACACGGCGCTCTACCGGAAGCGATGGCGCAATACGATCGAGCGCCAGTATCTTTTGCTCACCCATAAGCTTGACCAGCAGCGTGGCACCAGCGGTATCAAGTGTCCCTAACTGGCTCAGGTCGAAAACGGCGTTTGGGGGTAATCGAGACTGTAACGCGCTGACGGCAGGCTCCAGATGGGCATAATGCGCCAGCACCCAGTCGCCCGAAGCAGCGATACGCGGAGGATTTTTGGTCTCATCAATATTGAGTAATGCAGTGAGCGTCTGTTCTGTCATCATGAGGACCTGTAATTACTCAATCTGTTCAATGGGCCTGCACGCAGACCGGAAAAAGATGTCATTACGTCGAACATTTTGCCGTGCTGTAACAACGAACCAGCGGCGCTTTTCTAATAATAGATATCATATTAGGCCACAGTCGTATGCCGAACGCTAAGCTCGCACGGTGTCTTTACAAAGATTTTATCAGGGAAAATAAGTACCTGGCAGCGGTATTAACCTTGATATTTGATAAAGGTTTGCTCTTCACGCAATCTGTTTAGCATAGCGTTAAAGCAGTATTAAGACGACTCAAGACCCGTACTGCGCTCAGCTAGGGTGCTGGGTGTTTATGTCAACACTATTACCATGCTTGATAATTGCGCCAGCCCCCTG from the unidentified bacterial endosymbiont genome contains:
- a CDS encoding MlaE family ABC transporter permease, which translates into the protein MTEQTLTALLNIDETKNPPRIAASGDWVLAHYAHLEPAVSALQSRLPPNAVFDLSQLGTLDTAGATLLVKLMGEQKILALDRIAPSLPVERRVLLQTVGAALLDYAAPQAHKRPGIVTELLANVGKSVESFWQNLVALIGFIGLTLEALFATLLRPSRWRVTSLVANLQQIGLNAVPIIAMLTFMVGAVIAFLGSTVLSTFGASIFTVQLVVFSFLREFAVLLTAILMAGRTASAFTAQIGLMKANEEIDAIQAMGLNPVELLVLPRVLALLLALPMLTFIGMISGISGGIVVCALTLDISPTMFLTIMQNSVGFEHFLVGMIKAPVFAFLIAIIGCLEGFKVSGSAESVGAHTTASVVHSIFVVILLDAVAALFFMEMGW
- a CDS encoding ABC transporter ATP-binding protein, which produces MVNDISPDAIIRIRKLRNCFGPQCVHVDLDLDVRRGEILGVVGGSGTGKSVLLRSIVGLRRPTDGRIEVFGENLTELSGARRSVLEKRFGVLFQRGALFSSLTVTENVALPLIEYAGLERRDAEHLAQVKLALVGLPASAGDKYPSSLSGGMVKRAALARSLALDPEILFLDEPTAGLDPIGAAAFDNLIATLRNALGLTVFLVTHDLDTLYTICDRVAVLSQKKVLVVDSLDVVAATQDPWIQEYFHGPRGRAAQQTQTTLQKRQ